The Scyliorhinus torazame isolate Kashiwa2021f chromosome 7, sScyTor2.1, whole genome shotgun sequence genome has a window encoding:
- the myoc gene encoding myocilin isoform X1: MIATSLLALASLIVEATGQLSPTFSRTLSRDGRCIYSFTVPSPQEASCSEAAEALAAVRELQTYRTAQQRALESLGERLRLLEANPPGESLSPAPKQQGEVRRLQMEKLDLLRRLENMKQENIHLRAKQCPDSQQTLQDSHQGGRQGVSSLSSRQKTQPDRGGESESKDSFKIYNWSFENPGYQELKSEITEIPASRLIQRGDADRPTTTLQQSSGCGMLEWVGEPVTFQKADNIVGKYGVWMKDPEPAPPHNKESIWRINTVGTDIRQLYEYRDLDQFMRGYPNKVYMLPEPIESTGSVIYRGSLYYQKRRSRTLLRYEMKTETILVRKDLPNAGYRGVYPYSWGGYTDIDLAVDELGLWVTYSTNQAQGAIVISKLDSNTLETEQTWTTAIRRRSVANSFMICGTLYTLNSYSNHNAIINFAYNTNTNSTKVLNIPFENRYRYNSMTDYNPAEKKILAWDNFNMVMYDIRLSKV, from the exons ATGATCGCCACCTCTCTGCTCGCCCTCGCCTCCCTCATCGTGGAAGCCACCGGCCAGTTGTCGCCCACTTTCTCCCGCACTTTGAGCCGGGATGGCCGATGCATTTACTCCTTTACCGTGCCCAGCCCTCAAGAGGCGAGTTGCTCGGAGGCCGCTGAGGCTCTGGCCGCTGTCCGCGAGCTGCAGACGTACAGGACTGCCCAGCAGAGAGCGCTGGAGTCCCTGGGCGAGAGGCTGCGGCTGCTGGAGGCCAACCCCCCGGGGGAGAGCCTGAGCCCGGCGCCCAAGCAGCAGGGTGAGGTCCGGAGGCTGCAGATGGAGAAGTTGGACTTACTGAGGCGGCTGGAGAACATGAAGCAGGAGAACATTCACCTCCGAGCCAAGCAGTGTCCCGACAGCCAGCAAACTCTCCAGGACTCCCATCAAGGCG GGAGGCAGGGCGTCTCCAGTTTATCATCTCGACAGAAAACACAGCCAGACCGAGGTGGTGAGTCCGAATCCAAAGATTCCTTTAAAA TCTATAATTGGAGTTTCGAAAATCCTGGATACCAAGAGCTGAAATCGGAGATCACAGAGATCCCAGCTTCCAGGCTCATACAGCGGGGCGATGCTGACAGGCCAACCACAACACTGCAGCAGAGTTCAG GTTGTGGAATGCTAGAATGGGTGGGAGAACCAGTTACGTTCCAAAAAGCAGACAACATTGTAGGGAAGTACGGAGTTTGGATGAAAGATCCTGAGCCTGCACCACCTCACAACAAGGAGTCCATCTGGAGAATCAACACAGTTGGCACTGACATTCGGCAGCTGTACGAGTATCGTGACCTAGATCAGTTCATGAGGGGCTACCCCAACAAAGTTTATATGCTGCCAGAACCAATAGAAAGCACAGGGAGTGTCATTTACAGAGGGTCCTTATATTACCAGAAACGCAGGTCAAGGACCTTACTGAGATATGAAATGAAAACAGAGACCATTTTAGTTCGAAAGGACTTGCCCAACGCAGGCTACCGAGGAGTCTACCCGTACTCTTGGGGTGGCTACACAGACATAGATTTGGCGGTCGATGAGCTGGGGCTTTGGGTAACCTACAGCACCAATCAGGCTCAAGGAGCCATTGTGATCTCCAAATTGGATTCAAACACTCTGGAAACGGAGCAAACCTGGACAACGGCGATACGCAGAAGATCGGTTGCTAATTCTTTTATGATCTGCGGAACTCTCTACACACTAAACAGCTATTCCAATCACAACGCCATCATCAATTTTGCCTACAACACCAATACAAACAGTACCAAGGTGCTGAACATCCCATTTGAAAACCGCTACCGTTACAACAGTATGACTGATTACAATCCAGCAGAAAAGAAGATCCTGGCTTGGGACAATTTTAACATGGTCATGTATGATATTAGGCTTTCAAAAGTATGA
- the myoc gene encoding myocilin isoform X2, whose translation MIATSLLALASLIVEATGQLSPTFSRTLSRDGRCIYSFTVPSPQEASCSEAAEALAAVRELQTYRTAQQRALESLGERLRLLEANPPGESLSPAPKQQGEVRRLQMEKLDLLRRLENMKQENIHLRAKQCPDSQQTLQDSHQGGRQGVSSLSSRQKTQPDRGVYNWSFENPGYQELKSEITEIPASRLIQRGDADRPTTTLQQSSGCGMLEWVGEPVTFQKADNIVGKYGVWMKDPEPAPPHNKESIWRINTVGTDIRQLYEYRDLDQFMRGYPNKVYMLPEPIESTGSVIYRGSLYYQKRRSRTLLRYEMKTETILVRKDLPNAGYRGVYPYSWGGYTDIDLAVDELGLWVTYSTNQAQGAIVISKLDSNTLETEQTWTTAIRRRSVANSFMICGTLYTLNSYSNHNAIINFAYNTNTNSTKVLNIPFENRYRYNSMTDYNPAEKKILAWDNFNMVMYDIRLSKV comes from the exons ATGATCGCCACCTCTCTGCTCGCCCTCGCCTCCCTCATCGTGGAAGCCACCGGCCAGTTGTCGCCCACTTTCTCCCGCACTTTGAGCCGGGATGGCCGATGCATTTACTCCTTTACCGTGCCCAGCCCTCAAGAGGCGAGTTGCTCGGAGGCCGCTGAGGCTCTGGCCGCTGTCCGCGAGCTGCAGACGTACAGGACTGCCCAGCAGAGAGCGCTGGAGTCCCTGGGCGAGAGGCTGCGGCTGCTGGAGGCCAACCCCCCGGGGGAGAGCCTGAGCCCGGCGCCCAAGCAGCAGGGTGAGGTCCGGAGGCTGCAGATGGAGAAGTTGGACTTACTGAGGCGGCTGGAGAACATGAAGCAGGAGAACATTCACCTCCGAGCCAAGCAGTGTCCCGACAGCCAGCAAACTCTCCAGGACTCCCATCAAGGCG GGAGGCAGGGCGTCTCCAGTTTATCATCTCGACAGAAAACACAGCCAGACCGAGGTG TCTATAATTGGAGTTTCGAAAATCCTGGATACCAAGAGCTGAAATCGGAGATCACAGAGATCCCAGCTTCCAGGCTCATACAGCGGGGCGATGCTGACAGGCCAACCACAACACTGCAGCAGAGTTCAG GTTGTGGAATGCTAGAATGGGTGGGAGAACCAGTTACGTTCCAAAAAGCAGACAACATTGTAGGGAAGTACGGAGTTTGGATGAAAGATCCTGAGCCTGCACCACCTCACAACAAGGAGTCCATCTGGAGAATCAACACAGTTGGCACTGACATTCGGCAGCTGTACGAGTATCGTGACCTAGATCAGTTCATGAGGGGCTACCCCAACAAAGTTTATATGCTGCCAGAACCAATAGAAAGCACAGGGAGTGTCATTTACAGAGGGTCCTTATATTACCAGAAACGCAGGTCAAGGACCTTACTGAGATATGAAATGAAAACAGAGACCATTTTAGTTCGAAAGGACTTGCCCAACGCAGGCTACCGAGGAGTCTACCCGTACTCTTGGGGTGGCTACACAGACATAGATTTGGCGGTCGATGAGCTGGGGCTTTGGGTAACCTACAGCACCAATCAGGCTCAAGGAGCCATTGTGATCTCCAAATTGGATTCAAACACTCTGGAAACGGAGCAAACCTGGACAACGGCGATACGCAGAAGATCGGTTGCTAATTCTTTTATGATCTGCGGAACTCTCTACACACTAAACAGCTATTCCAATCACAACGCCATCATCAATTTTGCCTACAACACCAATACAAACAGTACCAAGGTGCTGAACATCCCATTTGAAAACCGCTACCGTTACAACAGTATGACTGATTACAATCCAGCAGAAAAGAAGATCCTGGCTTGGGACAATTTTAACATGGTCATGTATGATATTAGGCTTTCAAAAGTATGA